One genomic segment of Gemmatimonadota bacterium includes these proteins:
- a CDS encoding TIM barrel protein → MERRHFVAAGVAAGAAALTAGQPLAASIRGADPVFSVKFAPHFGMFAGNAGDDVVDQLRWMHERGFRALEDNGMRGRPVEEQERIGREMARLGMTMGVFVLNPGTAFGKITFAGGDEGFTESFLADVRASIEVAKRVNAKWITVVMGEVAPRLEFEYQTANGVEVLRKAAALLEPHGLVMVLEPLNRRDHPSLFLTRVPQAYQICRAVNSPSCKILFDIYHQQITEGNLIPNFDRAWSEVAYVQIGDNPGRREPGTGEINYARIFSHLKAKGYTGVLGMEHGNAKAGKEGELAVVAAYRAVEPK, encoded by the coding sequence ATGGAACGGCGACACTTCGTCGCCGCCGGCGTCGCGGCAGGGGCCGCGGCGCTGACCGCGGGACAGCCGCTGGCGGCGAGCATTCGGGGCGCCGATCCGGTGTTCTCGGTGAAGTTCGCGCCGCACTTCGGCATGTTCGCCGGCAATGCCGGCGACGACGTGGTCGACCAGTTGCGGTGGATGCATGAGCGTGGCTTCCGCGCGCTGGAAGACAACGGGATGCGCGGTCGCCCGGTCGAGGAGCAGGAGCGGATCGGTCGCGAGATGGCCAGACTCGGGATGACGATGGGCGTCTTTGTCCTCAACCCGGGCACTGCGTTCGGCAAGATCACCTTCGCGGGCGGCGATGAGGGATTCACCGAATCCTTCCTCGCCGATGTGCGGGCCTCGATCGAGGTCGCGAAGCGCGTCAACGCCAAGTGGATCACGGTGGTGATGGGCGAGGTCGCCCCGCGACTGGAGTTTGAGTACCAGACGGCCAATGGCGTCGAGGTGCTTCGGAAGGCGGCGGCGTTGCTCGAGCCGCATGGCCTCGTCATGGTGCTCGAGCCGCTCAATCGGCGCGACCATCCCTCGCTCTTCCTGACGCGGGTTCCGCAGGCGTACCAGATCTGCCGGGCGGTGAACTCGCCGTCGTGCAAGATCCTCTTCGACATCTACCATCAGCAGATCACCGAGGGAAACCTGATTCCCAACTTCGATCGCGCCTGGTCGGAGGTGGCCTACGTGCAGATCGGCGACAACCCCGGCCGGCGCGAACCCGGCACGGGGGAGATCAACTATGCACGGATCTTCTCGCACCTGAAGGCGAAGGGGTACACCGGGGTGCTCGGCATGGAGCACGGGAATGCCAAGGCGGGGAAGGAGGGGGAACTGGCGGTGGTGGCGGCGTACAGGGCGGTGGAGCCGAAGTAG
- a CDS encoding threonine/serine exporter family protein: MTTTNKDITRTAWTGWTPAQGFPLPSGPGPDDRVSFVLRLGRSLHTSGYAANRLEEALELTCDRLGLQAQIFSMPTSIMVSFGPQDDQRTFLIRVEPGESNLGKLAQTDEVTREVLSGQLTPLEGSRRLEAIELAPPPYPVWLTTAAFAIASGSSARFLGGGWHEMVAGFGIGLAIGLLSLVTTRIAGLNRVFEPVAALTASLLAAGVAWAGFPISVFIATLAGVIVLIPGLTLTTAMTEISTRHLAAGTARLMGAIVLLLGITFGIALGSKVGVLVLGKIVSTRIVPLPEWTLFVAVFVSALAFIVLLKAEGRDAPWIIPAGALAIIGSRFGGDTLGPELGAFVGALAVGIGANWYARITNRSSQIVLVPGLLMLVPGSIGLRSLTSLLDKDVIVGVEGAFRMILIAVSLVSGILIAQIVSPKRKLLG, from the coding sequence ATGACGACGACCAACAAGGATATCACACGCACCGCATGGACCGGCTGGACCCCGGCGCAGGGCTTCCCCCTGCCGAGCGGCCCCGGCCCGGATGATCGCGTGTCGTTCGTGCTGCGATTGGGCCGGTCGCTGCACACCTCAGGCTACGCCGCCAATCGGCTCGAAGAGGCCCTCGAACTGACCTGCGATCGACTCGGGCTGCAGGCGCAGATCTTTTCGATGCCGACCTCGATCATGGTCTCGTTCGGGCCGCAGGACGACCAACGGACCTTCCTGATCCGCGTCGAGCCGGGAGAGTCCAACCTCGGCAAGCTCGCCCAAACGGACGAGGTCACCCGCGAGGTCCTCAGTGGGCAGTTGACGCCGCTCGAGGGATCGCGTCGCCTCGAGGCGATCGAACTCGCCCCGCCGCCCTATCCCGTCTGGTTGACGACCGCCGCCTTCGCGATTGCATCAGGCAGTTCGGCGCGCTTCCTCGGCGGTGGCTGGCATGAGATGGTCGCCGGCTTCGGCATCGGACTCGCGATCGGCCTGCTCTCCCTCGTCACCACGCGCATCGCCGGCCTCAATCGAGTCTTCGAGCCGGTCGCTGCACTCACCGCCTCGCTCCTGGCGGCGGGCGTGGCGTGGGCCGGATTCCCGATCTCGGTGTTCATCGCCACGCTCGCCGGCGTGATCGTCCTGATTCCGGGACTCACCCTCACCACCGCCATGACCGAAATCTCGACTCGTCATCTGGCGGCGGGCACCGCCCGCCTGATGGGGGCGATCGTGCTGCTCCTCGGCATCACCTTCGGCATCGCGCTCGGCAGCAAGGTCGGCGTACTGGTGCTCGGGAAGATCGTGTCGACCCGTATTGTGCCGTTGCCGGAGTGGACCCTCTTCGTTGCGGTGTTCGTCTCCGCGCTCGCCTTCATCGTCCTGCTCAAGGCCGAGGGACGCGACGCCCCGTGGATCATCCCCGCCGGCGCCCTCGCCATCATCGGGTCACGCTTCGGCGGCGATACCCTCGGCCCGGAGCTCGGGGCCTTCGTCGGCGCGCTCGCGGTCGGCATCGGCGCCAACTGGTACGCCCGCATCACGAACCGTTCCTCGCAGATCGTCCTCGTCCCGGGCCTGCTCATGCTGGTTCCCGGCAGCATCGGCCTCCGGTCGCTGACCTCCCTGCTCGACAAGGATGTCATCGTCGGCGTCGAAGGCGCCTTCCGGATGATCCTGATCGCCGTGTCGCTCGTCTCCGGCATCTTGATCGCGCAGATCGTGAGTCCGAAGCGGAAGTTGTTGGGGTAG
- a CDS encoding M48 family metalloprotease gives MPRFPQILAVLLVAGCATNPVTGKRQLSLVSESQEIEMGKGELARARAETGFYPDTALEAYVARVGKAMAAASERPALPWEFHLIDDPMVNAFAAPGGFIFITRGILAYLNSEAELAGVVGHEIGHVTAKHTVAAISRQQVGTIGILGAAILAKDERIAQAGSTGLGILFLKFGRDQESQSDGLGHRYALTQGYDVREMPKTFMTLQRVGEASGNAGRIPGFLSTHPDPGNRVAATQGWADTVSNYSKLVTGRDRFLDHLDHLVYGQDPRQGYFQGVRFLHPGLLFQFDLPTGWQGINQATQVIGAEPNGAGQLQLSQASQATIAAAMQAWQAQQGVTTTAVQQGQIGGSPAQWADFSAVTQDGQQLLGRVAYINYRNAVWQFVGMSVAASWPQLGGAIKNSIGSFAATPANQVFTRVRELRVITLPRAMTMSALAAESGGATTAAELALLNSVEEGAMQPQGKKLKTVRFR, from the coding sequence ATGCCGCGATTCCCCCAGATCCTCGCCGTCCTGCTGGTCGCCGGATGTGCCACGAATCCCGTCACCGGGAAGCGCCAACTCTCCCTCGTCTCGGAGTCCCAGGAGATCGAAATGGGGAAGGGCGAGTTGGCGCGCGCCCGGGCCGAGACGGGTTTCTATCCGGACACGGCGCTCGAGGCCTACGTCGCCCGGGTGGGAAAGGCGATGGCGGCCGCGAGCGAACGACCCGCCCTGCCGTGGGAGTTCCACCTGATCGATGACCCGATGGTGAACGCCTTCGCCGCCCCGGGAGGCTTCATCTTCATCACCCGCGGCATCCTCGCCTATCTGAACAGCGAGGCCGAACTTGCCGGGGTGGTGGGCCACGAGATCGGCCACGTGACCGCCAAGCACACCGTCGCCGCCATCTCGCGGCAACAGGTTGGCACCATCGGCATTCTCGGCGCCGCGATCCTCGCCAAGGACGAGCGGATCGCGCAGGCCGGCAGCACCGGACTGGGGATCCTCTTCCTCAAGTTTGGTCGCGACCAGGAAAGCCAGTCCGACGGACTCGGCCATCGCTACGCGCTGACACAGGGGTACGATGTGCGCGAGATGCCGAAGACCTTCATGACGCTGCAGCGGGTCGGTGAGGCGAGCGGCAACGCGGGCCGGATTCCCGGCTTCCTCTCCACGCACCCCGATCCGGGCAATCGCGTCGCGGCGACGCAGGGGTGGGCCGACACCGTCAGCAACTACTCCAAGCTGGTGACAGGGCGCGACCGCTTCCTCGACCACCTCGATCATCTGGTCTACGGGCAGGACCCACGTCAGGGCTATTTCCAGGGCGTCCGCTTTCTCCATCCCGGCCTGCTCTTCCAGTTCGACCTGCCGACGGGGTGGCAAGGAATCAACCAGGCCACCCAGGTGATCGGTGCCGAACCGAATGGTGCGGGACAGCTGCAACTGAGTCAGGCGTCGCAGGCAACGATCGCTGCCGCGATGCAGGCGTGGCAGGCGCAGCAGGGCGTCACCACGACCGCGGTGCAGCAGGGGCAGATCGGCGGCTCGCCGGCCCAGTGGGCCGACTTCTCGGCGGTGACCCAGGACGGTCAGCAGTTGCTCGGGCGAGTCGCCTACATCAACTACCGCAACGCCGTCTGGCAGTTCGTCGGCATGTCGGTCGCGGCGTCGTGGCCGCAGCTGGGCGGCGCGATCAAGAATTCGATCGGCTCGTTTGCGGCGACGCCCGCCAACCAGGTCTTCACGCGGGTGCGCGAACTGCGCGTCATCACCCTGCCGCGGGCCATGACGATGTCGGCGCTGGCGGCAGAGAGTGGTGGGGCGACGACGGCGGCGGAGTTGGCGTTGCTCAACAGCGTCGAGGAAGGCGCGATGCAGCCGCAGGGGAAGAAGCTGAAGACGGTGCGCTTCCGCTGA
- a CDS encoding VWA domain-containing protein translates to MRYTTYTKYVAGLAEQVNLQALLDQLGDFLLESGFAGTPWWGEPGDDEGERTLDDLRNAILKALIESGQLTPDMLKLLKDGTTGDAAKDQEVQAELATLLDRIVQRLAEEGYLNLTNQAGQAIPPDQLPGGEARAAARTVKFDLKEKGADFLGYRTLRALLGALGRSAIGAHETPHLATSVESESASKVYEFGDVMNLDAAATLTSAIARHGLTMPLELDYADLHVTQAEYRSSAATVLMLDCSHSMVLYGEDRFTPAKKVALALTHLIRHQFPGDVIKVVLFHDTAEEIPPGALASVKVGPYHTNTAAGLQLARRILAGQRQEMKQIVMITDGKPSAMTLPDGRVYVNSGGLDPSILKATYAEVSACRRSNIMINTFMLARDHYLVEFVKQVSRICRGKAYFASPMTLGQFLLMDFLKGKTRRVG, encoded by the coding sequence ATGCGCTACACCACCTACACCAAGTACGTCGCCGGTCTCGCCGAGCAGGTGAATCTGCAGGCGCTCCTGGACCAACTCGGGGATTTCCTCCTCGAATCCGGCTTCGCCGGCACCCCGTGGTGGGGGGAGCCGGGCGACGACGAGGGGGAGCGCACCCTCGACGACCTCCGCAATGCGATCCTCAAGGCGCTGATCGAATCGGGCCAGCTCACCCCCGACATGCTGAAGCTGCTCAAGGACGGCACCACCGGCGACGCGGCCAAGGACCAGGAGGTGCAGGCCGAGCTGGCGACGCTCCTCGATCGGATCGTGCAGCGCCTCGCCGAGGAGGGATACCTCAACCTGACCAATCAGGCCGGGCAAGCGATCCCGCCCGACCAGCTCCCCGGCGGCGAAGCGCGCGCCGCCGCGCGCACCGTCAAGTTCGACCTCAAGGAGAAGGGCGCGGATTTCCTCGGCTACCGCACCCTGCGCGCCCTGCTCGGCGCGCTCGGTCGCTCAGCCATCGGTGCCCACGAGACCCCCCACCTCGCCACCTCGGTGGAGAGCGAATCGGCGAGCAAGGTCTACGAGTTCGGCGACGTGATGAATCTCGACGCCGCAGCCACGCTCACATCGGCCATCGCACGCCACGGCCTGACGATGCCGCTCGAGCTCGACTACGCCGACCTGCACGTGACGCAGGCCGAGTATCGCTCGTCGGCCGCCACGGTGCTGATGCTCGACTGTTCGCACTCGATGGTGCTCTACGGCGAGGACCGCTTCACGCCAGCAAAAAAGGTGGCGCTCGCGCTGACGCACCTGATCCGACACCAGTTTCCGGGTGACGTGATCAAGGTCGTGCTCTTTCATGACACGGCCGAGGAAATTCCGCCGGGCGCACTCGCCAGCGTGAAGGTCGGGCCGTATCACACCAACACCGCAGCCGGCCTGCAGCTCGCGCGCCGCATCCTCGCCGGGCAGCGGCAGGAGATGAAGCAGATCGTGATGATCACCGACGGGAAGCCGTCAGCGATGACGCTTCCCGACGGGCGGGTCTACGTCAACTCCGGCGGCCTCGATCCGTCCATCCTGAAGGCGACCTACGCGGAGGTCTCCGCGTGTCGCCGCAGCAACATCATGATCAACACGTTCATGCTTGCCCGCGACCACTATCTGGTCGAGTTCGTCAAGCAGGTGTCGCGGATCTGCCGCGGCAAGGCCTACTTCGCCTCGCCGATGACGCTGGGCCAGTTCCTGCTGATGGACTTCCTCAAGGGAAAGACCCGCCGCGTCGGCTGA
- a CDS encoding MFS transporter, giving the protein MPLALRTRLRDLGAVLFTGPFRAVRHPDFRRFLTGQGISLVGTWMQSIAQGWLVLELTRSAFAVGLTATLATLPILFFTLYGGVVADRVDKRRFIMALQAVMLVEAAALAVLTLTHHVTVEWIWALAVLFGLATAFEVPARQAFLVELVPAEDLVSAAAVNSTTYNLARVIGPAIAGIVVAIAGPGAAFSLNALSYIAVLIGLSRIRTPHIPKETLSRPSVFTGVRFIQSRPVLAALSWQMVLLTVLSGSFIPILAVYAREVLHVGARGYGALTAAVGVGAVAGAVLIGGIGTRLPRPRAAVIGAATLSVAVILLALSREAFLSLTLLAFAGAAMATQGIATATSLQLAAPNELRGRVMAVYSFVVLGLAPLGAFQAGWVAEHLGAAWSIGLSGGAALLGTAWLSRRLWDGTEEAC; this is encoded by the coding sequence ATGCCCCTCGCTCTTCGCACCCGTCTCCGGGACCTCGGCGCCGTCCTCTTCACGGGGCCGTTCCGTGCGGTGCGGCATCCCGATTTCCGCCGCTTCCTGACGGGCCAGGGGATCTCGCTGGTCGGCACCTGGATGCAGTCGATCGCCCAGGGCTGGCTCGTCCTCGAATTGACCCGCTCGGCGTTTGCCGTCGGACTGACCGCCACCCTCGCCACGTTGCCGATTCTCTTCTTCACGCTCTATGGCGGTGTGGTCGCCGACCGGGTCGACAAGCGCCGTTTCATCATGGCATTGCAGGCAGTGATGCTGGTCGAGGCGGCGGCCCTGGCGGTGCTCACCCTGACCCACCACGTCACGGTCGAATGGATCTGGGCGCTCGCGGTGCTCTTCGGTCTGGCCACGGCGTTCGAAGTCCCGGCGCGCCAGGCGTTTCTGGTGGAGCTTGTCCCCGCCGAGGATCTGGTCTCGGCGGCGGCCGTCAATTCCACGACGTACAACCTGGCCCGCGTGATCGGTCCGGCGATCGCCGGCATCGTGGTGGCGATCGCGGGGCCCGGCGCGGCGTTCTCGCTCAACGCCTTGAGCTATATCGCCGTGCTGATCGGGCTCTCGCGCATCCGCACCCCGCATATCCCCAAGGAGACGCTCAGCCGCCCCTCGGTCTTCACCGGGGTTCGCTTCATCCAGTCGCGTCCGGTGCTGGCAGCGCTCTCCTGGCAGATGGTGTTGCTGACGGTCCTGAGTGGGTCGTTCATTCCGATCCTCGCCGTGTATGCCCGGGAGGTGCTGCACGTCGGCGCCCGCGGGTATGGGGCGCTGACCGCGGCCGTCGGCGTCGGGGCGGTGGCGGGCGCGGTGCTGATCGGTGGCATCGGTACCCGGCTTCCCCGGCCGCGTGCCGCGGTGATCGGTGCGGCGACGCTGAGCGTCGCGGTGATCCTGCTGGCCTTGAGCCGCGAAGCCTTCCTCTCGCTCACCCTGCTCGCGTTCGCCGGGGCGGCGATGGCCACACAGGGGATCGCCACGGCGACCTCGCTGCAGCTGGCGGCCCCGAACGAACTGCGGGGGCGGGTGATGGCGGTGTATTCCTTTGTGGTGCTCGGGCTGGCTCCGCTCGGCGCCTTTCAGGCAGGATGGGTCGCGGAGCACCTGGGCGCCGCTTGGAGCATCGGATTGAGTGGAGGTGCGGCGCTGCTCGGCACCGCATGGCTGTCACGCCGTCTCTGGGACGGCACGGAGGAAGCATGCTGA
- a CDS encoding cytidylate kinase-like family protein — protein MLITISREYGAGGSFVAQRVAVELDWRLVDNQLVEEVAARAGMSPDEVSEKEERGPTFVERLARVLTVATPEVLGPSTAELPEQEEARLVRLTEQVVAEAAQDHAVLVGRAAGAVIGQKEKALHVRLVASAGYRATVIAQRLDIPLDEAQKRVRDVDAHRARYHKQYYNRDWADPHHYHLTLNTELLGIEGSAALIVAAVKREMDDG, from the coding sequence ATGCTGATCACCATCTCGCGGGAATACGGTGCCGGGGGGTCGTTCGTGGCGCAACGCGTCGCGGTCGAGCTCGACTGGCGGTTGGTGGACAACCAACTCGTCGAGGAAGTGGCTGCGCGCGCCGGCATGAGTCCGGATGAAGTCAGCGAGAAGGAGGAGCGCGGCCCGACCTTCGTGGAGCGACTGGCCCGTGTGCTCACCGTCGCCACGCCGGAGGTGCTCGGGCCGTCGACTGCCGAGCTGCCGGAGCAAGAGGAGGCGCGGCTGGTGCGACTGACCGAACAGGTGGTGGCAGAAGCGGCCCAGGATCATGCGGTCCTGGTGGGACGTGCGGCGGGTGCGGTGATCGGCCAGAAGGAGAAGGCGCTCCACGTCCGCCTGGTCGCCTCGGCCGGCTATCGCGCCACGGTGATCGCCCAGCGGCTCGACATTCCCCTCGACGAGGCCCAGAAACGGGTGCGCGACGTCGACGCCCATCGGGCCCGGTACCACAAGCAGTACTACAACCGCGACTGGGCCGACCCGCACCACTACCACCTCACCCTCAATACCGAGCTGCTGGGGATTGAGGGGAGTGCGGCGTTAATCGTTGCGGCAGTGAAGCGAGAGATGGATGATGGATGA
- a CDS encoding magnesium chelatase produces MTPLPTTLGELYSSQWAEAPLRGRSVRDELRTNLLAALARGGPLFPGIVGYDDTIVPQLVNALLARHDFILLGTRGQAKTRLLRALVQFLDEVVPVVAGSEVNDDPFAPISKYARELIAERGDATPIAWLPRDQRYVEKLATPDVTIADIIGDLDPIKAARGGHLLGDEITMHFGLLPRANRGLFAINELPDLSGKIQVGLFNIMQEGDVQIKGYPVRLSLDVVMAFTANPEDYTARGKIITPLKDRIGSEIRTHYPRAVEQGMAITAQEAWLARADGRVTVPSFIAEAVEQVAFAAREDPRVDRRSGVSQRLPISLLEVVVSNAERRAIATGAARAVTRMSDIYAGIPAISGKVELEYEGEMQGAESVARELIRRAAGLVFTEHAFEADVEPIVAWFEQGGALKIGVDEPTATCFAAFGLVEGLLPLVYETGFASPADQETAVAACELVLEALAAHQRIARSEEHGWQRVRPSRRKGHDQG; encoded by the coding sequence ATGACCCCGCTGCCGACCACCCTGGGCGAGTTGTACTCGAGCCAGTGGGCCGAGGCGCCGCTCCGCGGCCGCTCGGTGCGCGACGAATTGCGCACCAACCTGCTCGCGGCCCTCGCGCGGGGTGGTCCCCTCTTTCCGGGCATCGTCGGCTACGATGACACCATCGTGCCGCAGCTGGTGAACGCCCTCCTCGCACGCCACGACTTCATCCTGCTGGGGACCCGCGGCCAGGCGAAGACGCGGCTGTTGCGCGCACTGGTCCAGTTCCTCGACGAGGTGGTGCCGGTCGTCGCGGGCAGCGAGGTGAATGACGATCCGTTCGCGCCGATCTCCAAGTACGCGCGCGAGCTGATCGCCGAACGCGGTGACGCGACGCCGATCGCGTGGCTGCCGCGCGACCAGCGCTACGTCGAAAAGCTGGCCACCCCCGACGTGACGATCGCCGACATCATCGGCGACCTCGATCCGATCAAAGCCGCGCGGGGCGGGCATTTGCTGGGCGATGAAATCACGATGCACTTCGGCTTGCTGCCGCGCGCCAATCGCGGACTCTTCGCGATCAACGAACTGCCGGACCTCTCGGGGAAGATCCAGGTCGGCCTCTTCAACATCATGCAGGAAGGCGACGTCCAGATCAAAGGGTATCCGGTGCGCCTCTCGCTCGACGTGGTGATGGCGTTCACCGCCAACCCGGAGGACTACACCGCGCGCGGCAAGATCATCACACCGCTCAAGGACCGGATCGGGTCGGAAATCCGCACGCACTATCCCCGCGCCGTCGAGCAGGGGATGGCCATCACCGCACAGGAAGCCTGGCTCGCGCGCGCCGACGGACGCGTGACCGTGCCCTCGTTCATCGCCGAAGCGGTCGAACAGGTCGCCTTCGCCGCCCGCGAAGATCCGCGCGTCGACCGCCGCTCCGGCGTGTCGCAGCGGCTCCCGATCTCGTTGCTGGAAGTGGTGGTCAGCAACGCGGAGCGCCGCGCGATTGCCACCGGCGCGGCACGGGCCGTGACCCGGATGAGCGACATCTACGCCGGCATTCCGGCGATTTCGGGGAAGGTCGAGCTGGAGTACGAGGGGGAAATGCAGGGAGCGGAGTCGGTGGCACGAGAGCTGATTCGGCGCGCCGCCGGTCTGGTCTTCACCGAACATGCCTTCGAGGCCGATGTCGAGCCGATTGTCGCCTGGTTCGAGCAGGGGGGCGCGCTCAAGATCGGCGTCGACGAGCCCACGGCGACCTGCTTTGCCGCCTTCGGGCTGGTCGAGGGGCTCCTCCCGTTGGTCTACGAGACCGGATTCGCCTCCCCGGCCGACCAGGAAACCGCCGTCGCCGCCTGCGAGTTGGTGCTGGAAGCGCTCGCCGCGCACCAGCGCATCGCCCGCAGCGAGGAACATGGCTGGCAGCGGGTGCGGCCGAGTCGGCGGAAGGGGCACGATCAAGGATGA